The genomic interval GGCAGTTCGCGCGGCTCGCCCGTGCTGTTGGCGGCCTCCACGCGCTGGATGCGGCGCTCGACCTCGCGCACCTCGGTCAGGTACTGATCCAGCCGCGCACGGTCGCCGGCGCCGAGATCGCGCTTCAGCTGATCGACCGCGCCGCCGAGCCAGTCGAGGAGGCTCTTGTCCTCCAGGCGGCGCTGGCGCCGCTCACCGGGCGTCGCGCCGACCCCGAACAGCGAGTCGAACACCACGCGGGGATCGCGCACCATCGGCAGCGGCTGCGTCGGCGAGGCCCAGCTGATGGAGTCCGTGTAGGTGCACGAGTACCCGTAGGAGCAGCCGCCGGACTGGTCCACGTTCTCGATGCAGAGCTGCATCGACGGAATCGGCGTGTCCTGGCCGAAGCGGCGCGCGAAGACCTGGTCGAGCGACGTGCCGACGTGCACGTCGGATCCCTGGGTCTGCTTCGGGTGCTCCTGCGTGAGGAACACGGCGCTCGACCTGAAGTGGTCGCCGCCGATCTCGGGCAGCGTGAAGGCCTCGGCGTTGCGCACGTCCGTGTTGCTCACGATGGTGAGCGCGTCGCGGTACGGCTCGAGCGACTTGAGGCTGGTGGGGCTCAGGTCGAAGTTCCGGCCCGTCGCCGCCGGCGCCCACAGATTCTGCGTGATGCCCCACGCGGTGCTGCCGGCCGAGCCGTGCACCATCTCCAGCGCCACGAGCCGGACCTTCCTGGCCGCAGCCGACTGCGCCGCCGCGCCCGCCGGCATCATCGCGTCGAGCCACGGCAGCGCGAGCGTGGCGCCGAGGCCCTTGAGCAGCGTGCGGCGGGGAACGTGGGTACCCGAGATGAACATGACCGCTCCTTGTCGAAAACCGCTGACAACCTGCGGCGCGACGCGCCGCGCTTCCTGGTCTACCGCTGCCCCGCCCCGTCCACGGTGGTCGCCCGCACGTCGTCGGGCGCGCTCATCTGGAACGCCTGGCTCCGCACCACGCCCAGCACGTAGGCCGAGAACCGGTGGTCGGCCCGGGCCGCGTCGTCGACGATCGCGCGGACCGCCGGCATGTCCGTGTATTCC from Vicinamibacterales bacterium carries:
- a CDS encoding DUF1552 domain-containing protein, translating into MFISGTHVPRRTLLKGLGATLALPWLDAMMPAGAAAQSAAARKVRLVALEMVHGSAGSTAWGITQNLWAPAATGRNFDLSPTSLKSLEPYRDALTIVSNTDVRNAEAFTLPEIGGDHFRSSAVFLTQEHPKQTQGSDVHVGTSLDQVFARRFGQDTPIPSMQLCIENVDQSGGCSYGYSCTYTDSISWASPTQPLPMVRDPRVVFDSLFGVGATPGERRQRRLEDKSLLDWLGGAVDQLKRDLGAGDRARLDQYLTEVREVERRIQRVEAANSTGEPRELPGAPIGVPDSFSEHVKIMFDLQALAFASDITRVFAFKLGRDASNRTYPESGFGGAFHSTSHHGEKEATIRDFATINSYHVGLVPYLLEKLKNLSDGDGTVLDNSLVIYGSPMGDSHVHNHKRCPLFFAGHAGGRLKGGVHVATPDGTPMANALLSAMHALGLDDIATFGDSTGALDLAGAPATVAERA